A part of Streptomyces sp. NBC_01210 genomic DNA contains:
- a CDS encoding complex I subunit 5 family protein, whose product MNHLLPMVVAVPLLGSALLVAAGRRLPRLVAEATGAAFAAATAGLVLHLLFFSSAPAPEWVGGWEPRDGHSVGIVLVGDPTALGLAAAVSLLVVAVLVYSWRYFAEPPQRHAGSFPALVLLFQSGMCGFVLTGDLFNAFVFFELMSVVAYALTGYRVEEAKAVQGALTFGIVNSVGAYATLTGIVLLYARTGELGMRQIGHQLDAQGAPDLLVLAAFVLVLTGMLVKAAAVPFHFWLPDAHAVAPTPVCMLLSGVMVELGVYGVARVYWTVFSGTGGIPAADAERALVVLGTASAVVGAVMCWKQRHLKRLLAYSTVAHTGLFLTGLGLLTPEAAGGVAVYVLGHVGVKAALFACVGILLDRYGSVDEHELYGRAGGLRLVAAMFVTGGLALAGLPPFGTGLGKAATEEAAGGLLIVLFVVVSAVTGGAVLRVAARVFAGLGPRPSEDTTYETSGEHEEPETKGKLGRVPDTMLAVPAVLLCTALAVGLVPGAAAGVGHAVDEAVAGTATVTVHWSVAAAALGLLSAALAVGLAAYAVLRPGHMTSHDWTEPLRRLHSGHIGDYVAWLLAGMTLVAALALPGVLTG is encoded by the coding sequence ATGAACCATCTGCTGCCCATGGTCGTGGCCGTGCCACTGCTCGGCTCGGCGTTGCTGGTCGCCGCCGGACGCCGGCTTCCCCGGCTCGTGGCCGAGGCCACAGGAGCCGCCTTCGCCGCCGCGACAGCAGGCCTGGTGCTCCATCTCCTGTTCTTCTCGTCGGCACCGGCGCCCGAATGGGTCGGGGGCTGGGAGCCACGCGACGGACACAGCGTGGGAATCGTGCTGGTCGGCGACCCTACGGCGCTCGGGCTGGCAGCAGCCGTGTCGCTGCTCGTGGTGGCCGTACTGGTCTATTCCTGGCGCTACTTCGCCGAGCCGCCGCAGCGGCACGCCGGTTCCTTTCCCGCGCTGGTCCTCCTCTTCCAGTCGGGCATGTGCGGCTTCGTGCTGACCGGGGACCTGTTCAACGCCTTCGTCTTCTTCGAGCTGATGAGCGTCGTGGCGTACGCCCTGACGGGCTACCGGGTGGAGGAGGCCAAGGCCGTCCAGGGCGCTCTCACCTTCGGCATCGTCAACTCCGTCGGCGCCTACGCGACCTTGACGGGCATCGTGCTGCTGTATGCGCGGACGGGCGAGCTCGGGATGCGGCAGATCGGGCATCAGCTCGATGCGCAGGGCGCGCCGGATCTGCTGGTGCTGGCGGCCTTCGTCCTCGTCCTGACCGGAATGCTGGTCAAGGCGGCCGCTGTTCCTTTCCACTTCTGGCTGCCGGATGCCCACGCGGTGGCGCCCACGCCGGTGTGCATGCTGCTCTCCGGTGTGATGGTGGAGCTCGGCGTCTACGGAGTGGCACGGGTGTACTGGACCGTCTTCAGCGGCACGGGCGGCATCCCCGCGGCCGACGCGGAACGGGCGCTGGTTGTCCTCGGCACGGCTTCAGCGGTCGTCGGCGCGGTCATGTGCTGGAAGCAGCGGCACCTGAAGCGGCTGCTGGCCTATTCGACGGTCGCCCATACGGGACTGTTCCTGACCGGCCTCGGGCTGCTCACGCCGGAAGCGGCGGGCGGTGTTGCCGTGTACGTGCTGGGACACGTGGGCGTGAAGGCGGCGCTGTTCGCCTGCGTGGGCATCCTGCTGGACCGCTACGGGAGTGTCGACGAGCACGAACTGTACGGCCGGGCGGGCGGGTTGCGGCTGGTGGCCGCGATGTTCGTGACGGGAGGCCTGGCGCTCGCAGGTCTGCCTCCCTTCGGTACGGGACTGGGCAAGGCGGCGACGGAGGAGGCGGCCGGCGGTCTGTTGATCGTGCTCTTCGTCGTGGTGTCGGCGGTGACCGGGGGAGCGGTGCTCCGGGTGGCGGCGCGGGTCTTCGCCGGACTGGGGCCGCGGCCGTCGGAGGACACGACGTACGAAACGAGTGGCGAGCACGAGGAACCCGAGACGAAGGGAAAGCTGGGACGGGTCCCTGACACCATGCTGGCGGTCCCGGCCGTGCTGCTGTGCACCGCTCTCGCGGTCGGCCTTGTGCCGGGAGCGGCCGCCGGAGTGGGCCACGCCGTCGACGAAGCGGTGGCGGGAACGGCAACGGTTACGGTGCACTGGTCCGTGGCCGCTGCGGCGCTGGGGCTGCTTTCGGCGGCTCTGGCGGTGGGCCTCGCCGCGTACGCCGTGCTGCGGCCGGGGCACATGACGTCGCACGACTGGACGGAACCTCTGCGCCGTCTGCACTCAGGACACATCGGCGACTACGTCGCCTGGCTGCTCGCAGGCATGACTCTCGTGGCGGCCCTGGCTCTCCCCGGAGTCCTCACGGGCTGA
- a CDS encoding sodium:proton antiporter translates to MSVLPYLIAVWIFLVGCYGLATSRNLIHAVGCLVVCQSATYVLLLAVGYRDGGTAPVHSDLRPGSRPLVDPVVQALALTDVVVGATVTALLLALVIQVAKRHGTLNPDELSELRG, encoded by the coding sequence ATGTCCGTCCTGCCGTATCTGATCGCTGTGTGGATCTTCCTGGTCGGCTGCTACGGGCTGGCCACCAGCCGGAACCTCATCCATGCCGTCGGCTGCCTTGTCGTCTGCCAGTCCGCCACGTATGTGCTGCTGCTGGCCGTCGGATACCGCGACGGTGGCACTGCACCCGTCCACTCCGACCTCCGGCCGGGATCCCGGCCGCTCGTGGACCCGGTCGTCCAGGCCCTGGCCCTGACCGATGTCGTTGTCGGCGCGACCGTCACCGCGCTGCTGCTCGCCCTCGTCATCCAGGTCGCCAAACGCCACGGAACGCTCAACCCGGACGAGCTCTCCGAGTTGCGCGGATGA
- a CDS encoding MnhB domain-containing protein, which yields MSRRLRLGVLALGAAGIAALLVAACFQLPGFGGESHPYGDRAVRAALARRTSNVIASVNFDQRAFDTLGEESVLFAAVLGTVVLLRQTRDERQVEPAPARVAPFVRRYALILLPVTLLIGLYVVAHGQLSPGGGFQGGVVAATALHLLYIAVDYRALERIRPVGVYEVADAAGEGAYLVVGVAGLLAGSAFLANTLLPYGTFNTLASGGTVPLLNAAIGMEVACAVIVLLARFLDQAVEIEEENGK from the coding sequence GTGAGCCGACGGCTGCGCCTGGGCGTGCTGGCCCTGGGTGCGGCAGGAATTGCGGCCCTGCTCGTCGCTGCCTGCTTCCAGCTGCCGGGTTTCGGCGGTGAGTCGCATCCCTACGGCGACCGCGCGGTCCGCGCCGCTCTGGCCCGTCGCACGTCGAACGTCATCGCCTCGGTCAACTTCGACCAGCGGGCCTTCGACACCCTCGGCGAGGAGAGCGTTCTGTTCGCCGCTGTCCTCGGAACGGTCGTCCTGCTGCGTCAGACGCGTGATGAGCGCCAGGTCGAGCCCGCCCCGGCGCGAGTCGCTCCGTTCGTACGGCGCTACGCGCTCATCCTCCTGCCCGTCACTCTGTTGATCGGGCTGTATGTCGTCGCGCACGGTCAGCTCAGCCCCGGGGGCGGGTTCCAGGGCGGTGTGGTCGCGGCAACGGCACTCCATCTCCTCTACATCGCAGTGGACTACCGCGCGCTCGAGCGAATCCGCCCGGTCGGTGTGTACGAAGTGGCCGACGCGGCCGGAGAAGGCGCCTATCTGGTGGTGGGCGTGGCGGGGCTGCTCGCCGGGTCGGCGTTTCTCGCCAACACCCTTCTGCCGTACGGGACGTTCAACACGCTCGCGTCGGGAGGAACGGTGCCACTGCTGAACGCGGCCATCGGGATGGAGGTCGCCTGTGCGGTGATCGTGCTGCTCGCCCGCTTCCTCGACCAGGCGGTCGAAATCGAGGAGGAGAACGGGAAGTGA
- a CDS encoding Na(+)/H(+) antiporter subunit B: protein MDDVLIVIALLLVAAAATTAVLVRDPAQQALTLSLLGLTLAVLFTVLQAPDVAMSQLAVGSALTPLLVLLSVHKVRRRSRAEEPTGSKGEKR, encoded by the coding sequence ATGGATGACGTACTGATCGTGATCGCACTGCTGCTCGTGGCGGCGGCCGCCACCACCGCAGTCCTCGTGCGCGATCCGGCCCAGCAGGCGCTGACGCTCTCGCTGCTCGGCCTCACCCTCGCCGTGCTGTTCACCGTCCTGCAGGCCCCCGACGTGGCGATGTCGCAGCTCGCCGTCGGATCGGCGCTGACGCCCTTGCTGGTGTTGCTGTCCGTACACAAGGTACGCAGACGATCCAGGGCCGAGGAGCCCACCGGGAGCAAAGGCGAGAAGCGGTGA
- a CDS encoding monovalent cation/H+ antiporter complex subunit F — MWLTAAAVLLVCGVGPAVRGAAAGPMGRRVIVQNLATLLVCLIVLLLAQGYERPSYVDIGLVLALLGPAGTLVYARLLGPDIHDDPSWRRATDRLAMIATPLVVLPLCVAAGPGRAAVKLLVVGALLMAGNRVASRALGGPSPEAASHG, encoded by the coding sequence ATGTGGCTGACCGCTGCGGCGGTCCTGCTGGTGTGCGGCGTCGGTCCGGCGGTCCGGGGCGCGGCCGCCGGCCCGATGGGACGCCGAGTGATCGTGCAGAACCTGGCCACCTTGCTGGTCTGCCTCATCGTGCTGCTTCTGGCCCAGGGATACGAGCGGCCGTCGTACGTCGACATCGGACTCGTCCTCGCTCTGCTGGGACCGGCCGGCACGCTGGTGTACGCCCGGCTGCTCGGGCCGGACATCCATGACGACCCGTCATGGAGGCGTGCCACCGACCGGCTTGCAATGATCGCCACACCTCTGGTCGTGCTGCCCTTGTGCGTGGCCGCGGGGCCGGGACGGGCAGCGGTGAAACTGCTCGTCGTCGGAGCGCTCCTGATGGCGGGGAACCGGGTGGCGTCCCGGGCGCTCGGCGGTCCATCGCCGGAGGCCGCATCGCATGGATGA
- a CDS encoding IS110 family transposase, with product MPDLWAGTDAGKAEHHCTVIDADATVVLSRRVTNNEPELLELIADVLDISDEVTWAVDLNAGGAGLLITLLVNHGQKLLYIPGSAVHHASGAYRGSGKTDAKDAFVIADQARMRRDLQPLAAEDEIAVDLRILTARRYDLTADRTRAINRMRAQMLEYFPALERAYEYNVSKAALLLLTGYQTPAALRRIGKNRLATWLKNRKVRNAPAIAAKAIEAAEAQHTAVPGEKTAAAMVARLAREVIALDEEIAEIDKLIEGRFREHQHAEMITSLPGIGTLLGAEFIALTGGNMDAFGSADRLAGVAGLAPVPRDSGNVKGNLRRPRRYSRRLLRMCYLAAQVAAYHCPVSKAFYQRKRAEGKNHKQAILALARRRLNVLWALIRDNRTFEISPPGQDAAAA from the coding sequence GTGCCTGACCTCTGGGCCGGTACGGACGCGGGCAAGGCCGAGCATCACTGCACGGTGATCGATGCAGACGCCACGGTGGTGCTCTCGCGCCGGGTGACGAACAACGAGCCCGAGCTGCTGGAGCTCATCGCGGATGTCCTCGACATCAGCGACGAGGTGACCTGGGCGGTTGACCTGAACGCTGGTGGTGCGGGTCTGCTGATCACGCTGCTGGTCAACCACGGGCAGAAGCTGCTCTACATCCCCGGCAGCGCTGTCCATCACGCCTCCGGCGCCTACCGCGGCAGTGGGAAGACGGATGCGAAAGACGCCTTCGTCATCGCCGACCAGGCGAGGATGCGCCGGGACCTGCAACCCTTGGCGGCGGAGGACGAGATAGCGGTTGACCTGCGGATCCTGACCGCCCGCCGCTACGACCTGACCGCCGACCGCACCCGGGCGATCAACCGGATGCGGGCCCAGATGCTGGAGTACTTCCCGGCCCTGGAACGGGCCTACGAGTACAACGTCTCCAAGGCCGCGCTCCTCCTTCTGACCGGCTACCAGACTCCGGCCGCCCTGCGGCGCATCGGCAAGAACCGCCTCGCCACCTGGCTGAAGAACCGCAAGGTCCGCAACGCTCCCGCCATCGCCGCCAAGGCGATCGAGGCCGCCGAGGCCCAGCACACCGCCGTCCCGGGCGAAAAGACCGCGGCGGCCATGGTCGCCCGGCTGGCCAGGGAGGTGATTGCCCTCGACGAGGAAATCGCGGAGATCGACAAACTCATTGAGGGCCGGTTTCGCGAGCACCAGCACGCCGAAATGATCACGAGCCTGCCCGGCATCGGCACCCTGCTGGGCGCCGAGTTCATCGCCCTGACCGGTGGCAACATGGACGCTTTCGGCAGCGCCGACCGCCTGGCCGGCGTCGCGGGACTGGCCCCTGTCCCCAGGGACTCCGGGAACGTCAAGGGGAACCTTCGCCGCCCGCGCCGCTACAGTCGGCGGCTCCTGCGCATGTGCTACCTCGCCGCCCAGGTCGCGGCCTACCACTGCCCCGTCTCGAAGGCGTTCTACCAACGGAAGCGAGCCGAGGGAAAGAACCACAAGCAGGCCATCCTGGCCCTCGCGCGCCGCCGTCTCAACGTGCTGTGGGCCCTCATACGCGACAACCGGACCTTCGAGATCAGCCCACCCGGACAGGATGCCGCAGCGGCATGA
- a CDS encoding carboxypeptidase-like regulatory domain-containing protein, which produces MVIGLVLAAFLPSQKDAMRPRLRASSEDESSREPASVAESAGPAGSGTAGSAGPAGFRGGVRDAEGAPVPGANVTLIDRRGKQAGLTAADQDGHYTLTAPAEGSYVPAGSATGHAPCACPVAYDGGGLTAEADLVLTAHSPAHRGAVLS; this is translated from the coding sequence GTGGTCATCGGTCTCGTACTGGCCGCGTTCCTGCCCTCGCAGAAGGACGCGATGCGGCCGCGGCTGCGGGCGAGCAGCGAGGACGAGAGCAGCCGGGAGCCGGCATCCGTGGCCGAGTCGGCCGGGCCCGCCGGGTCCGGAACTGCCGGGTCCGCCGGGCCCGCCGGGTTCCGGGGCGGGGTGCGGGACGCCGAAGGCGCTCCCGTACCGGGGGCGAACGTGACGCTCATCGACCGGCGGGGCAAGCAGGCGGGACTGACCGCGGCGGACCAGGACGGTCACTACACGCTGACGGCGCCGGCGGAGGGCAGCTATGTGCCGGCCGGCTCGGCGACCGGTCATGCGCCGTGCGCCTGTCCGGTCGCGTACGACGGGGGCGGACTGACGGCCGAGGCGGATCTGGTCCTGACGGCGCACTCGCCGGCTCACCGGGGCGCGGTGTTGTCGTAG
- a CDS encoding DUF6629 family protein: MCWSATADLVVGTGIAAIGVACVAQVHRVRDLPLAALPLLLGAHQIIESLVWRSGGGTGPATVTWAVIALPLLPVWVPLGVLLAAPPRARRTLVIPVVVGLATAAVLAYRLATRHVSADIRGHTLGYVLDLPHSPLIITGYLLATVGSLLLAGDPVLRLLGLLAAAGAVACAVLWRLEFVSTWCALAAVASVVVLRWARRRPAGQEPG, encoded by the coding sequence ATGTGCTGGAGTGCAACTGCCGACCTCGTGGTGGGCACCGGCATCGCCGCGATCGGGGTGGCCTGCGTCGCACAGGTGCACCGGGTCCGCGATCTGCCGCTCGCCGCGCTGCCGTTGCTCCTCGGCGCCCACCAGATCATCGAGTCCCTCGTCTGGCGCTCCGGCGGGGGTACGGGCCCGGCGACCGTCACCTGGGCCGTCATCGCGCTGCCTCTGCTGCCGGTATGGGTGCCGCTCGGTGTGCTGCTCGCCGCGCCGCCGCGCGCCCGTCGCACGCTGGTGATCCCGGTTGTCGTCGGGCTCGCCACCGCCGCCGTCCTCGCGTACCGTCTCGCCACCCGGCACGTGAGCGCGGACATCCGCGGGCACACCCTCGGCTACGTCCTGGACCTGCCGCACTCGCCACTGATCATCACGGGATATCTCCTGGCCACCGTCGGTTCCCTGCTGCTCGCCGGTGATCCGGTGCTGCGCCTGCTCGGTCTGCTGGCCGCGGCCGGGGCGGTGGCCTGCGCCGTGCTGTGGCGGCTGGAGTTCGTCTCCACTTGGTGCGCGCTCGCAGCGGTGGCCTCTGTCGTCGTACTCCGCTGGGCACGGCGGCGTCCAGCCGGCCAGGAACCCGGCTGA
- a CDS encoding VOC family protein, with protein MAGEISFFELGVGDSEQARTFYSGLFGWTFDPGTTDGGGYAIRTPNVPGGVHGGDSGARPYLFFRVDGMKAALERVRELGGTVDDFDGGSDEETVARFGRFKLCHDDQGSPFGLHEPPAGA; from the coding sequence ATGGCCGGTGAGATCTCCTTCTTCGAACTGGGTGTGGGCGATTCCGAACAGGCCCGGACCTTTTACAGCGGCCTGTTCGGCTGGACCTTCGATCCGGGCACGACCGACGGCGGCGGGTATGCGATCCGTACGCCCAATGTCCCCGGCGGAGTGCACGGCGGCGACTCCGGCGCCCGCCCGTATCTGTTCTTCAGGGTCGACGGCATGAAGGCCGCGCTGGAACGCGTCCGCGAACTGGGCGGCACGGTCGACGACTTCGACGGGGGAAGCGACGAGGAGACGGTCGCCCGGTTCGGCCGATTCAAGCTGTGCCACGACGACCAGGGCTCGCCCTTCGGACTGCACGAGCCGCCGGCCGGTGCCTAG
- a CDS encoding methylmalonyl-CoA mutase family protein has product MTVLPDDGFSLAAEFPDATHEQWQGLVAGVLRKAGKDIPDTAAEDVLSTALEDGLTTRPLYTARNGADSAGYPGFAPFTRGGRPEGGAVSGWDVRQRHDRPDPVRTNEAVLADLENGVGSVWLAVGPAGVPVSGLGAALDGVYLDLAPVVLDAGAEFDAAARELLRLYEERGVAPEAALGNLGADPLGHAARTGQYEDIAPLTVAATELGRLCHGAYPGLRALTVDALPYHEAGASAAQELGCSLATGVTLLRDLTAAGLSVEAACGQLEFRYAATADQFLTIAKLRAARRVWARVAEACGADPAAGAQRQHAVTSSVMMTRRDPWVNMLRTTVASLAAGVGGADAVTVLPFDHALGLPDGFARRIARNTSTILLEESHVGRVIDPAGGSWYVEQLTDELAQAAWAWFQEIERAGGQEAALRSGLVSERLGATWESRKKNLARRREPVTGVSEFPLLAQAPVERDAAPAAPAGGLPKVRRDEAYEALRARSDAHLAATGARPRVFLAALGPAAAHTARASFAANLFQAGGIEAVHDPVSVDAASAAEAFVRSGAAVACICSSDALYAEQAGPVAEALKSAGALRVYLAGRPGEQREMYERAGVDEFVVAGGDAVAVLTSVLDQIGVA; this is encoded by the coding sequence ATGACGGTCCTCCCCGACGACGGGTTTTCGCTGGCCGCCGAATTCCCGGATGCAACCCACGAGCAGTGGCAGGGCCTGGTGGCCGGCGTGCTGCGCAAGGCTGGCAAGGACATCCCGGACACGGCGGCCGAGGACGTGCTGTCCACGGCACTCGAGGACGGGCTCACCACCCGTCCGCTGTACACCGCACGCAACGGCGCCGACAGTGCCGGATATCCGGGCTTCGCGCCCTTCACCCGGGGCGGCAGGCCGGAGGGGGGCGCGGTCTCCGGCTGGGACGTACGCCAGCGCCATGACCGGCCCGATCCAGTACGTACGAACGAAGCCGTGCTCGCGGACCTGGAGAACGGGGTCGGCTCGGTGTGGCTGGCCGTCGGCCCGGCCGGAGTGCCGGTCTCCGGGCTCGGCGCGGCTCTGGACGGCGTCTATCTCGACCTGGCTCCCGTCGTACTCGATGCCGGTGCCGAATTCGACGCTGCCGCACGGGAGTTGCTGCGGTTGTACGAGGAGCGGGGAGTTGCCCCCGAGGCGGCGCTCGGCAACCTCGGCGCGGACCCGCTGGGGCATGCCGCGCGCACCGGGCAGTACGAGGACATCGCCCCACTCACGGTGGCCGCGACCGAACTCGGCCGGCTCTGCCATGGCGCGTACCCCGGACTGCGGGCGCTGACCGTCGACGCACTGCCGTACCACGAGGCCGGCGCCTCGGCCGCGCAGGAGCTGGGCTGTTCGCTGGCCACCGGCGTCACGCTGCTGCGCGACCTCACCGCTGCCGGACTGTCCGTGGAAGCGGCCTGCGGCCAGCTGGAGTTCCGGTACGCGGCCACCGCCGACCAGTTCCTGACGATCGCGAAACTGCGCGCTGCCCGCCGGGTGTGGGCCCGCGTCGCCGAGGCCTGCGGGGCCGATCCCGCCGCCGGGGCACAGCGCCAGCACGCGGTGACCTCTTCGGTGATGATGACCCGGCGCGACCCGTGGGTGAACATGCTGCGCACCACGGTCGCCTCGCTCGCCGCGGGCGTGGGCGGCGCCGACGCCGTGACCGTACTGCCCTTCGACCACGCACTCGGACTGCCGGACGGCTTCGCCCGCAGGATCGCCCGCAACACCTCGACGATTCTGCTCGAGGAGTCGCATGTGGGCCGGGTCATCGACCCGGCGGGCGGCTCCTGGTACGTGGAGCAGCTCACCGACGAACTCGCGCAGGCGGCCTGGGCCTGGTTCCAGGAGATCGAGCGTGCCGGCGGCCAGGAGGCCGCGCTGCGCAGCGGTCTGGTCTCCGAGCGGCTCGGCGCCACCTGGGAGAGCCGTAAAAAGAACCTGGCCAGGCGGCGCGAACCGGTCACCGGTGTGAGCGAGTTCCCGCTGCTCGCCCAGGCGCCGGTGGAGCGCGACGCCGCACCGGCCGCGCCGGCCGGCGGTCTGCCGAAGGTGCGCCGCGACGAGGCGTACGAAGCGCTGCGCGCCCGCTCGGACGCGCACCTCGCCGCCACCGGCGCCCGGCCGCGGGTCTTCCTGGCGGCGCTGGGCCCGGCCGCCGCGCACACGGCGCGCGCGTCGTTCGCCGCCAACCTCTTCCAGGCAGGCGGTATCGAAGCGGTCCACGATCCGGTGTCCGTCGACGCGGCCTCGGCCGCCGAGGCGTTCGTCCGCAGTGGCGCCGCGGTGGCGTGCATCTGCTCCAGCGATGCCCTCTACGCCGAGCAGGCCGGGCCGGTGGCCGAAGCGCTCAAGTCAGCCGGTGCGCTGCGGGTGTATCTCGCGGGCCGTCCGGGTGAGCAGCGTGAGATGTATGAACGGGCCGGGGTCGACGAGTTCGTCGTCGCGGGCGGCGACGCGGTCGCCGTCCTCACCTCCGTCCTCGACCAAATCGGAGTGGCGTGA
- the scpA gene encoding methylmalonyl-CoA mutase, with the protein MGIPDFSGIELGPGEARGATEDQWRTAVKENTGKGDADLVWDTPEGIPVKPLYTGEDLAGLDFLGTYPGIAPYLRGPYPTMYVNQPWTIRQYAGFSTAEESNAFYRRNLAAGQKGLSVAFDLPTHRGYDSDHPRVTGDVGMAGVAIDSIYDMRQLFDGIPLDRMSVSMTMNGAVLPVLALYIVAAEEQGVPPEKLAGTIQNDILKEFMVRNTYIYPPRPSMRIISDIFAYTSQKMPRYNSISISGYHIQEAGATADLELAYTLADGMEYLRAGIGAGLDVDAFAPRLSFFWAIGMNFFMEIAKLRAARLLWAKLVKKFEPQNAKSLSLRTHCQTSGWSLTAQDVFNNVTRTCVEAMAATQGHTQSLHTNALDEALALPTDFSARIARNTQLLLQQESGTSRVIDPWGGSAYIEKLTYDLARRAWQHIEEVEAAGGMAQAIDAGIPKLRVEEAAARTQARIDSGRQPVIGVNKYRVETDEQIDVLKVDNSSVRTQQIEKLRRLRAERDEAACQDALRALTASAEAGASQGGGLEGNLLALAVNAARAMATVGEISDALEKVYGRHSGQIRTISGVYRNEAGTSPAVDATRTLVEEFEEAEGRRPRILVAKMGQDGHDRGQKVIATAFADLGFDVDVGPLFQTPEEVARQAVEADVHIVGVSSLAAGHLTLVPALREQLAAEGREDIMIVVGGVIPPQDVQTLHEAGAAAVFPPGTVIPDAARDLVKTLAASLGHEL; encoded by the coding sequence ATGGGGATCCCGGACTTCTCAGGAATCGAGCTCGGGCCCGGCGAAGCGCGCGGGGCCACCGAGGACCAGTGGCGTACGGCCGTCAAGGAGAACACCGGCAAGGGCGATGCCGACCTGGTGTGGGACACCCCCGAGGGTATTCCGGTCAAGCCGCTGTACACCGGGGAAGACCTGGCCGGTCTCGACTTCCTCGGCACGTACCCCGGTATCGCTCCGTATCTGCGCGGCCCGTACCCGACGATGTACGTCAACCAGCCGTGGACGATCCGTCAGTACGCCGGATTCTCCACCGCCGAGGAGTCCAACGCCTTCTACCGGCGCAACCTCGCCGCCGGACAGAAGGGTCTGTCGGTCGCCTTCGACCTGCCGACCCACCGCGGCTACGACAGTGACCACCCGCGGGTGACGGGCGACGTCGGCATGGCCGGTGTGGCCATCGACTCGATCTACGACATGCGCCAGCTCTTCGACGGCATTCCGCTGGACCGGATGAGCGTGTCGATGACGATGAACGGCGCCGTGCTGCCCGTTCTCGCGCTGTACATCGTGGCCGCCGAGGAGCAGGGCGTACCGCCCGAGAAGCTGGCCGGGACCATCCAGAACGACATCCTCAAAGAGTTCATGGTCCGCAACACCTATATCTATCCGCCCCGGCCCTCGATGCGGATCATCTCGGACATCTTCGCCTACACCTCGCAGAAGATGCCGCGCTACAACTCCATCTCCATCTCCGGCTATCACATCCAGGAGGCCGGAGCCACGGCCGACCTGGAGCTGGCGTACACCCTCGCCGACGGTATGGAGTATCTGCGGGCGGGCATCGGCGCGGGACTCGACGTGGATGCCTTCGCGCCGCGGCTGTCGTTCTTCTGGGCGATCGGCATGAACTTCTTCATGGAGATCGCGAAGCTTCGGGCCGCGCGGCTGCTGTGGGCCAAGCTGGTGAAGAAGTTCGAGCCGCAGAACGCCAAGTCGCTGTCGTTGCGCACCCATTGCCAGACCTCGGGCTGGTCGCTGACGGCCCAGGACGTCTTCAACAACGTCACCCGTACCTGCGTGGAGGCCATGGCCGCCACCCAGGGACACACGCAGTCGCTGCACACCAACGCCCTGGACGAGGCGCTGGCCCTGCCCACCGACTTCTCCGCGCGTATCGCCCGCAACACCCAGTTGCTGCTGCAGCAGGAGTCCGGGACGTCCAGGGTCATCGACCCCTGGGGCGGCAGCGCCTACATCGAGAAGCTGACGTACGACCTCGCCCGCCGCGCCTGGCAGCACATCGAGGAGGTCGAGGCGGCCGGCGGCATGGCGCAGGCCATCGACGCCGGCATCCCCAAGCTGCGCGTCGAGGAGGCCGCGGCCCGTACGCAGGCACGCATCGACTCCGGACGGCAGCCCGTCATCGGCGTGAACAAGTACCGGGTCGAGACCGACGAGCAGATCGACGTGCTCAAGGTCGACAACTCCTCGGTGCGCACACAGCAGATCGAGAAGCTCCGGCGGCTGCGCGCCGAGCGCGACGAGGCTGCCTGCCAGGACGCGCTGCGTGCGCTGACCGCCTCCGCGGAGGCGGGCGCGAGCCAGGGCGGCGGTCTGGAGGGCAATCTGCTCGCGCTGGCGGTGAACGCAGCGCGGGCCATGGCGACCGTCGGCGAGATCTCCGACGCTCTGGAGAAGGTGTACGGACGGCATTCGGGCCAGATCCGTACGATCTCCGGTGTGTACCGAAACGAAGCCGGCACCTCCCCGGCAGTGGACGCCACCCGCACGCTGGTCGAGGAGTTCGAGGAGGCGGAGGGACGCCGGCCGCGCATCCTGGTCGCCAAGATGGGTCAGGACGGTCACGACCGCGGCCAGAAGGTGATCGCCACCGCCTTCGCCGACCTCGGCTTCGACGTGGATGTCGGCCCGCTGTTCCAGACGCCCGAAGAGGTGGCCCGTCAGGCGGTCGAGGCGGATGTGCACATCGTCGGTGTCTCCTCGCTGGCAGCCGGGCATCTCACGCTGGTACCCGCCCTGCGGGAGCAACTGGCCGCCGAGGGACGGGAAGACATCATGATCGTCGTGGGCGGGGTGATTCCGCCCCAGGACGTCCAGACGCTCCACGAGGCCGGAGCGGCCGCCGTCTTCCCGCCCGGCACGGTGATCCCGGACGCTGCCAGGGACCTGGTGAAGACGCTGGCCGCCTCGCTCGGCCACGAGTTGTGA